The following is a genomic window from Maridesulfovibrio ferrireducens.
TAACATCTATTGGCTTGCGCTCTTCAACGTTTACTATGTCTTTGACTAAACTATATGTTTCTGAGGACATAAGCACGCCGCCAGAATCGGCCTGCCCTTCAAGACGGGCTGCGAGGTTAACTTCACCTCCGATAATAGTATAATCCATGCGCGATTCAGAACCGAAATTACCAACATTGCAATATCCAGTATTAATACCCACCCGCATCTTAAACGGTTTATCAAATCCCATACTTTTCCACTCTTTTTCAAGCTCAACCATTCTCTTTTGCATTGTGATAGCCATACGCACGCAAAGTTCGGCGTCTTCTTTTACACCCTTTGATTCAGGATCGCCAAAGAACATAAGCATGGCGTCACCAATAAATTTATCAATGGTAGCACCATATTCAAGTGCGATGGCAGACATCTCTGTGAAATAATGGTTGAGCAAGGCGGTAAGGTCTTCCGGCTGCATATCGTCTGTGGTCTGGGTGAAATCTTTTATATCGGAGAAAAAGACCGTAAGTTTCTTACGCTCTGTGGATAAAACCACATCACGATTACCCGAAAAAATTGAATCATACACCTGTGGAGACAGGTATTTAGCGAGCTTTGTAGACAATCCTTCAAGCATTGTATTCTTTTTATCAAGAGAGCTTAAAGTTTCAGCCAGTTCTGATTGCGCTTTTTTCCTTTCCGAAATTTCACTTCCGAGCTTTCTGTTCCAAAACACGATCAGGCCTATGATCAAAAGACCGCCGCCAGTAATGGGTAATGCCCATGTCATAACGGTATACATATCCAAGCCGTGCTCGAACTTTAGAGCTAGCCATTTGCCCTTGATCTCTTCAGCCTCTTCATCTGAAAGAACACTTAAAGCCTTGTTAACAATCTCAAGTAATTCAGGGCAATCCTTACGAACAGCCATTGATAGGGGCATAACATATTCAGTTGCGGCTGCCACTTTCAAATTGGTTATTCCCTTCTGCTCAATAACGTAACTACTGGTAGCCAAGTCATTGATAAACCAGTCAACTTTACCGAGAGTAAGTGCTGTGATTGCCTCAGGGACTGTAGGAAAGAGAACAAGCTCAAAATCAGGATGATCCGAAGTTATATATTCATGGGCGGCATACCCTTCAACTACAGCAATTCTGCCATGTACAATGTCATCCAGCTTACTTATCAAAGGGGCTTCTTTAGAAGAAAAAATAACGATCGGAAATTCAATATAAGGCTCTGTAAAAAGTAGAAATTTTTCTCTGGCAGGAGTCCGCGCAATCGACGGCAGAATATCCAAACGCCCTTCCTTGGCATATTGCAGAACTTCATTCCAGTTCAAACCATCAACTGGAGTCATATCCACTTTCAACTTATCCTGAATGAATGCAATATATTCCGACGCAATCCCCTGCATCTTGCCGTTTTCATCAAGGAACTCAAAGGGCGCACTTTGAGGATCTATTCCAAGCTTGATTTGAGGATGGGATTTAAGCCATGCCCATTGTTCTTTGGTAAGCGAAAAAACTTTTTGCTGAAAACCTGAAGCATCAAGATAGGTTGCGAGAATAGCTTCCCTTTCTTCCTTGGTTATAGCGTCAAGTCCTTTTTGGAGAATATTTTTTAATACGGGATTATCTTTATCCACGGCAATACGAAGCTGACCGGGAAGATCAGTACGCCAGAGGCTAACAAGTTTTAGATTGGGCAAGGTAAATTTTTTGATAAGATAAGAAGCTACAACCTGATTACCAATGTACGCATCAGCCTTTCCTGTTGTTACAGCTTCCAAAGCAGCTTGTGTGCTCTTAACAAGCAACATCTTAATATCCGGGCGATCAGTGGGCAGATTTCGTGCAATGGCATATCCCTCTTCCAAAGCTACCGTTTTTCCTGCCAGATCTTCAGGCGAAAAGACATCCTCACGATCCGCCGTAGTGAATATGGCGGAATAATATTCTATGTATGGCTTAGTGAAAACAAAATCCTTAAGACGCTTTGGAGTTTCATTCAATCCCGGAGCTGCATCCAATTTTCCTGTTTTCAGCTTCTCCATATGAGCTTGCCAGTTTGTATCAAAAACAGGATTTATATCGAGCCCGACCTTGCCCGCAGCGACACGAGTAAAATCCGCTGCGATACCGGCATAGGAACAATCATCCTGCTTCATTTCAAATGGAGGCCAGTTTGGAGTTGAGGTCAAAGATAATGAAGGATGTTTCTGAATATAAGACTTTTCTTCGTCGGTAAGCACAACTTCGAACCCAGCTTTATTCTTCTGATAAAAACGATCTTCAGGGTTTTTTATCCAACGTTTATCAATTAATGAAAGCTTATCTTGTTTAATATGTCTAAAACCATTGTTGATGCGATTTAATAATTCTGTGTTTCCTTTCAACACACCTGCATGTACTGTGTTAGCTGTCGTAGAATCCGGTATACGGCTAACAAGTCCATCGCATCCCATTCGGGTTAATATCCTTGAAACAGTAGTAACTTCGTCAAAGATAACATCAACCTTACCTGCAATAAGTTCTGTTATTAAAGCATCATGATCGTCATTTTCAATAATCGAAATGTCAGGAAATTTCTCCCGCAAATAAGCAGCCTGATAAGTTCCAGCTACCACGCCAAACTTTTTACCGTCCAATTTATCCATTGAAAATGGTTGAGAATTTGTATTCTGATAAAATGCGCTTTTAATTGAGTGTAAGGTGTCTGAAAAATCCAGCCATGCGGCCCGTTGATCATTTCTAAATAATCCCGAATGAACATCTGCCTTTCCGGTCTTGACCATATTCAAAGTCTCTTCCCAAGTCCCAGCAACGAAGTTAACTTCTGTGTCGGTCTGCTCTCCCCAGATCCTCCACATTTCAACAAGAATACCAGCGGGATCACCCGCAGGTGTAAGAAGGGACATAGGTGCGTAGTTGCTATCAATAACGACAACAAGTTTATCCTTGGCCTGCACTTGTTGAAAACTCAGCAAAAGAATTAAAACACAAGTGAATATGACAAATCGACATTGGTGATAGATAAACATAACCGTACCTTATAAAGTAAAAACATAATTTTATTACTAAAGCCTTTACGTTTTTTTAAATAGATCTGCAAGAAAAGGTATATCATTTATCACTGGCGAGACAAATTTAAAACAGCACAGCATCCAGGACGATTTACATGGACAGACAGAGCATGATAATTTATTTAAAATTATGAGTAAATTCCTTCCCTTGCATTCCGATAGTCCCCCTCCTTCATCGAGCCACCGCCGCTGGACTATCTTTGCCGTGGTCTCGTTTATCTACCTGCTCGTGTACTTCCAGCGCCAAGCCCCGGCTGTGCTCGCTCTGGACCTGATGCGTGACCTTAATCTCAAGGGTTCTTCCTTTGGATTGTTAGGCGCGGCCTTTTTTTTCCCATACGCACTGCTCCAGCTCGTGGCCGGGCCGATTACAAAAAGACTAGGCCCCCGTAGGACCCTTTGCATTTTCTTCGGACTGGCGGGCATCGGAGCGGTCGGTTTCTCCTTTGCCACCAACCTGCCGATGGCTCTCGGATGTCGTTTTCTTGTCGGAGTTGGCGCGGCCATGGTATTAGTGCCAGTGCTCGAAATTTTGTCGGCTTGGTTCAAGCAAGAAGAATTCACCACCATGGTTGGCTTGCTTATCGCCGTAGCGGGGCTCGGAGTATACGCCGGAGCCGCCCCCCTTAGTCATCTCGATCATGTCCTTGGCTGGCGTGGCAGCTTCATGATTGTTGGAGGGCTATCCCTGTGTCTTGTCGCCTTCGCTTGGCTCATCGTGCGTGACCGCCCCCAAATATTTGAACCCGAACGGTTGAAACCTCTCAAGGAGAGTTCCAGTTCCGCTCGGACTTTGAAAGTGCTGTCCACTTCCGCATTCTGGCCGCCTGTTATCTGGGCATTTATGGCTTTGGGGGTGTTCATTTCCTTTGGTGGACTCTGGGGAGGCCCTTGGCTTATGCACGCTCACGGGTTCGACAAAATTCGGACCGGACACGTCTTGTCCAAGCTCGCTCTAGGTATGATCCTAGGTGGGCCGCTCCTCGGTTTCCTTGCGGAGCGGGTTCTGAAATCCCGTAAGAAAGTACTTGTTCTTGCCGCGTTCGGCCTAGTATTGCTGACGGCCGAAACCGCTTTTGGCAATCCAATGACGCCGACCGGGCTTTTTGTTTGGTTTGGACTATTGGGAATGACCACTATGGCCGCCGCGCCCCTGCCTCTGACCTTGGTCCGCAATGCCTTTGCGGACGATCTTGCCCCAACGGCAACAGGCCTCGCCAACTTCTTCTTTCTGGCTGGGGGAGCTGTCATGCAACAAGCGGGAGGATGGCTCCTTGAAACACAGGGCCATACGGTTTTAACAGGCACATCAGAACATTACGCTACGCTTTTTCAAGCTTACTTCGCTTGCGCTGTTGTTGCTCTCGTGGCCGCATTGCTAACGCGGGAAGAATAGCTTTAAACAGTATCTCGGACGCAGAGAGGAGAAAGGGGTAAAAGAGTGCCCCGCTTCTCAGGATCGATAGGCCGCATTAGGGCTTCCTTCTCAGGCAATGAAAAACAGGACTCGAGGTCCATACGATTAATGGTGCAAGGACAGTCGGACTCCCAGTTACTGCAAAGCCTCCGCACAAGTTCCTCTACCATCGCTTTAACCGGCATGAATGTTTTTTCCCCGATCAGACGCACATCGTCCGTACACTCTCCTTCTGCGAGACGGACATTGACGGACGGAGAAACTCCGACCACCGACCCGGCATCGATTTCCTCGCTCACTTGGTGGATGGAAACCCTCATGGTTTGTGCTCGCCGCGTCACCAAATCCCCCCACGGGTCCGGTCCAGCCCCATATCCGTTTCGCAAGTCTGCGGGATGAACATTGTAAATACCGTAGTCAGGATACTGTATGATGGGGGTGTCTATGAGCTGACCGAATCCCGCGACTACGACAGCTTCGGGCTTCCATTTGGCTAGCAGGGAACGAAACACATCGCTCTTCACCT
Proteins encoded in this region:
- a CDS encoding transporter substrate-binding domain-containing protein, with amino-acid sequence MQAKDKLVVVIDSNYAPMSLLTPAGDPAGILVEMWRIWGEQTDTEVNFVAGTWEETLNMVKTGKADVHSGLFRNDQRAAWLDFSDTLHSIKSAFYQNTNSQPFSMDKLDGKKFGVVAGTYQAAYLREKFPDISIIENDDHDALITELIAGKVDVIFDEVTTVSRILTRMGCDGLVSRIPDSTTANTVHAGVLKGNTELLNRINNGFRHIKQDKLSLIDKRWIKNPEDRFYQKNKAGFEVVLTDEEKSYIQKHPSLSLTSTPNWPPFEMKQDDCSYAGIAADFTRVAAGKVGLDINPVFDTNWQAHMEKLKTGKLDAAPGLNETPKRLKDFVFTKPYIEYYSAIFTTADREDVFSPEDLAGKTVALEEGYAIARNLPTDRPDIKMLLVKSTQAALEAVTTGKADAYIGNQVVASYLIKKFTLPNLKLVSLWRTDLPGQLRIAVDKDNPVLKNILQKGLDAITKEEREAILATYLDASGFQQKVFSLTKEQWAWLKSHPQIKLGIDPQSAPFEFLDENGKMQGIASEYIAFIQDKLKVDMTPVDGLNWNEVLQYAKEGRLDILPSIARTPAREKFLLFTEPYIEFPIVIFSSKEAPLISKLDDIVHGRIAVVEGYAAHEYITSDHPDFELVLFPTVPEAITALTLGKVDWFINDLATSSYVIEQKGITNLKVAAATEYVMPLSMAVRKDCPELLEIVNKALSVLSDEEAEEIKGKWLALKFEHGLDMYTVMTWALPITGGGLLIIGLIVFWNRKLGSEISERKKAQSELAETLSSLDKKNTMLEGLSTKLAKYLSPQVYDSIFSGNRDVVLSTERKKLTVFFSDIKDFTQTTDDMQPEDLTALLNHYFTEMSAIALEYGATIDKFIGDAMLMFFGDPESKGVKEDAELCVRMAITMQKRMVELEKEWKSMGFDKPFKMRVGINTGYCNVGNFGSESRMDYTIIGGEVNLAARLEGQADSGGVLMSSETYSLVKDIVNVEERKPIDVKGIRRTIQPYAVLSICGEDESCVDSGNVISYKEQGVDLSIDLNLLSQEKRKNLSQRLNEIALSLKDS
- a CDS encoding formyltransferase family protein — translated: MFRSLLAKWKPEAVVVAGFGQLIDTPIIQYPDYGIYNVHPADLRNGYGAGPDPWGDLVTRRAQTMRVSIHQVSEEIDAGSVVGVSPSVNVRLAEGECTDDVRLIGEKTFMPVKAMVEELVRRLCSNWESDCPCTINRMDLESCFSLPEKEALMRPIDPEKRGTLLPLSPLCVRDTV
- a CDS encoding MFS transporter, producing MSKFLPLHSDSPPPSSSHRRWTIFAVVSFIYLLVYFQRQAPAVLALDLMRDLNLKGSSFGLLGAAFFFPYALLQLVAGPITKRLGPRRTLCIFFGLAGIGAVGFSFATNLPMALGCRFLVGVGAAMVLVPVLEILSAWFKQEEFTTMVGLLIAVAGLGVYAGAAPLSHLDHVLGWRGSFMIVGGLSLCLVAFAWLIVRDRPQIFEPERLKPLKESSSSARTLKVLSTSAFWPPVIWAFMALGVFISFGGLWGGPWLMHAHGFDKIRTGHVLSKLALGMILGGPLLGFLAERVLKSRKKVLVLAAFGLVLLTAETAFGNPMTPTGLFVWFGLLGMTTMAAAPLPLTLVRNAFADDLAPTATGLANFFFLAGGAVMQQAGGWLLETQGHTVLTGTSEHYATLFQAYFACAVVALVAALLTREE